The proteins below are encoded in one region of Anaerobranca californiensis DSM 14826:
- the bshC gene encoding bacillithiol biosynthesis cysteine-adding enzyme BshC, with translation MENIYQNYIELDPKVLSLFPYPPSLQGLKERMAEIKDKRVSTKLCQYLKEYNSSLNCSEKTLKNIEKLQSGAKVVVTGQQCGLLGGPLYTIYKALTAVKLAGKLAIDTGEPVVPIFWVADEDHDWLEINNTTFLDREGNPKKFIIEGQGNDFPAFYREISTEDFNGLISFIQNLGFSTEYLPEIIGFLEETFDKNYSNWFAKLITKLLAGTGIVLVDSKAKVIKSEGKGIFKEMLINRDRLMEELKKTNNNILSLGYSLQNPVDYNTETNLFILKDNYRYKLKKDKEGFLIKTGEVLGEGEIIGYIDGGLISPNVFLRPVIQDVVFPTLAYVAGPGEVNYLAQIKDMYKMLTGYNLPVIYPRQSFLLIEPHVKKFLERYSLDYPHIHNLEGFKREVIHNDLWEGLERDFEGFKTDIIHRYNRLIDKISTINPQLSTLGDKNRQLIVKQIDFLQNKTYNAHKDKYQRLLQNIEKVQKNCYPYGIEQQRIVSPFYFLIKYYPVLIGKITESIQLENFKLQYIEL, from the coding sequence ATGGAAAATATATACCAAAATTACATAGAACTGGATCCTAAGGTCCTGTCATTATTTCCTTATCCCCCTAGCCTCCAAGGTTTAAAGGAAAGAATGGCTGAAATAAAGGATAAAAGGGTATCAACAAAACTTTGTCAATATTTAAAGGAATATAATAGCAGTTTAAACTGTAGTGAAAAAACATTGAAAAATATTGAAAAATTACAATCTGGGGCAAAGGTTGTAGTAACAGGACAGCAATGTGGTTTATTAGGGGGTCCTCTGTACACAATCTATAAAGCTTTAACGGCTGTTAAGTTAGCGGGAAAATTAGCTATTGATACAGGGGAACCTGTAGTACCAATTTTTTGGGTAGCTGATGAAGATCATGACTGGTTAGAAATAAATAATACCACCTTTTTAGATAGAGAAGGAAACCCTAAAAAATTTATTATAGAGGGGCAAGGGAATGATTTCCCTGCTTTTTATAGGGAAATATCTACAGAAGATTTTAATGGATTGATTTCTTTTATTCAAAATTTAGGTTTTTCCACCGAATATTTACCAGAAATTATAGGGTTTTTGGAAGAGACCTTTGATAAAAATTACAGTAATTGGTTTGCTAAGTTAATTACTAAACTGTTGGCAGGAACCGGTATAGTTTTAGTAGATTCCAAGGCAAAGGTTATTAAAAGTGAGGGTAAAGGGATCTTTAAGGAAATGTTGATAAATAGAGATAGGTTAATGGAGGAACTAAAAAAGACAAATAATAATATCTTAAGTTTAGGTTATTCTTTGCAAAACCCCGTGGATTATAACACCGAAACCAACCTCTTTATATTAAAGGATAATTATAGATATAAATTAAAAAAGGATAAAGAAGGTTTTTTAATTAAAACAGGGGAAGTTTTAGGTGAAGGAGAAATAATTGGATATATCGATGGTGGGTTAATAAGCCCTAATGTTTTTTTAAGACCAGTAATTCAAGATGTGGTTTTTCCTACCTTAGCCTATGTGGCAGGGCCGGGAGAAGTAAATTATTTAGCTCAAATCAAAGATATGTACAAAATGTTAACTGGTTATAACTTACCGGTTATTTACCCTAGACAGAGTTTTTTACTTATAGAACCCCATGTCAAGAAATTTTTAGAAAGATATTCACTGGATTATCCACATATCCACAACCTTGAAGGCTTTAAAAGGGAAGTTATCCACAATGACCTTTGGGAAGGATTAGAAAGGGATTTTGAAGGATTTAAAACCGACATTATCCACCGATATAACAGACTTATCGACAAAATATCAACAATAAATCCCCAGTTATCCACACTTGGAGATAAAAATCGACAGTTGATTGTCAAGCAAATTGATTTTTTACAAAACAAAACCTATAATGCCCATAAAGACAAGTATCAAAGGTTACTCCAAAATATAGAGAAAGTCCAAAAAAACTGTTATCCCTACGGTATTGAGCAGCAGAGAATCGTTAGCCCCTTTTATTTTCTAATAAAATATTATCCTGTTTTAATAGGGAAAATTACTGAAAGTATCCAGTTAGAAAACTTTAAATTACAATATATTGAGTTATAA
- a CDS encoding alpha-hydroxy-acid oxidizing protein: MPTEIRKKARELMTGYCKVCPVCDGRACKGQVPGMGGVGSGSSFWANLESLGKVKLNMRTIHDKKDPDTSTTIFGRKISLPVMVGPMTGTTYNMGGKVGEKEFVSYLVEGSLKAGSLAMTGDGADPTMYNSGLEAIREFGGGIPIIKPRSQQEIISRIKEGEKAGAVAIGVDIDGAGLVTMALKGQPVGPKTVGELKELVQSTHLPFILKGIMTADEAELAVEIGAAAIVVSNHGGRVLDSCPGAAEVLPEIAKKVKGKITIFADGGIRTGTDVLKMLALGADCVLIGRPFVIQAFGGGAQGVEEYYKTIQSQLYGGMILTGCGTIGEIDERIIRY; this comes from the coding sequence TCCTGTTTGTGATGGCAGGGCATGTAAAGGCCAAGTACCAGGTATGGGTGGTGTCGGTAGTGGCAGTTCCTTTTGGGCTAATTTAGAAAGTCTAGGAAAGGTTAAGCTCAACATGAGGACTATCCATGATAAAAAAGATCCTGACACTTCTACAACTATTTTCGGTAGAAAAATTTCCCTTCCTGTAATGGTAGGCCCTATGACAGGAACTACCTATAACATGGGAGGGAAAGTAGGGGAAAAGGAATTTGTTTCATATTTAGTGGAGGGAAGCTTAAAGGCCGGTTCTCTAGCTATGACCGGTGATGGAGCGGATCCAACTATGTATAATTCCGGTCTTGAAGCTATCAGAGAATTCGGTGGTGGTATTCCCATCATTAAACCCCGTTCACAACAGGAAATTATATCTAGAATTAAAGAAGGGGAAAAGGCAGGGGCAGTAGCCATTGGTGTAGATATCGATGGGGCTGGTTTAGTAACAATGGCACTAAAAGGTCAACCGGTAGGACCTAAAACTGTGGGAGAACTTAAGGAATTAGTTCAATCTACCCATCTTCCCTTTATTTTAAAGGGGATAATGACCGCCGATGAGGCAGAACTGGCGGTGGAAATTGGAGCAGCTGCCATTGTCGTATCTAACCATGGCGGCAGAGTATTAGATAGCTGCCCAGGGGCTGCAGAAGTGCTGCCAGAGATAGCAAAGAAGGTAAAAGGGAAAATAACCATTTTTGCTGATGGTGGTATAAGAACGGGAACGGATGTTTTAAAAATGTTAGCTTTAGGTGCCGACTGTGTGTTAATTGGCCGTCCCTTTGTCATTCAAGCCTTTGGTGGAGGAGCTCAAGGGGTAGAGGAATATTATAAAACAATCCAAAGTCAGTTATATGGAGGAATGATTTTAACAGGCTGTGGTACTATTGGAGAAATTGATGAGAGAATCATAAGGTACTAG